Proteins encoded in a region of the Triticum dicoccoides isolate Atlit2015 ecotype Zavitan chromosome 3A, WEW_v2.0, whole genome shotgun sequence genome:
- the LOC119269304 gene encoding cysteine proteinase inhibitor-like, giving the protein MEMWKYRVVGSVAALLLLLAIVVPFTQTQTQSARDKAAMAEDAGPLVGGISDSPMGQENDLDVIALARFAVSEHNNKANALLEFENVVKVKKQTVAGTMHYITIRVTEGGAKKLYEAKVWEKPWENFKKLEEFKLVEDVPSA; this is encoded by the exons ATGGAGATGTGGAAATATCGGGTCGTGGGATCGGTTGCTGCCCTCCTCTTGCTACTCGCCATCGTCGTGCCGTTTACTCAGACCCAGACGCAGAGCGCACGGGACAAAGCTGCCATGGCGGAAGACGCGGGGCCGCTGGTGGGAGGCATCAGTGACTCGCCGATGGGGCAAGAGAACGACCTCGACGTCATCGCGCTCGCCCGCTTCGCCGTCTCCGAGCACAACAACAAAGCC AATGCCCTGCTGGAGTTCGAGAATGTGGTGAAGGTGAAGAAGCAAACTGTTGCTGGCACGATGCACTACATTACAATCCGGGTCACTGAAGGTGGGGCCAAGAAGCTCTATGAAGCTAAGGTGTGGGAGAAACCATGGGAGAACTTTAAGAAGCTCGAGGAGTTCAAGCTGGTGGAGGACGTTCCAAGCGCATAA